TCTGCAAAAGGAAGCTGCTGAATGACCCTTGAATCAGGATCAAAGAAAAAGAACTGGTTGGAATTCGCTAATCCTAACAATTGCCCGCCGTCCAACTCACCTTTAAGTGCTGGTGAGACGATCGGGTTTCCATTATCTTCAAAAAGCTCAACCGGCTGAAACTGATACCCATCAAACCGAAATAGTCCGACAGAGTTGATGACCCGCTCACTCCCGCATACATTCAGCCACATACGACCGCTCTTGTCCAAATAAACCTCACTGAAGCAGGTCCTGGAATAGGGAGAATCTTCCTGATAAAAGTGATCGATGTAGGAGGGTTGAAGCTGCTGCAGCCCCTGACCATAACCCGAACACAATACCAAGCCAGCAATAAAAACCATGGACAGTAACCTGACCGTCTGAGTCTTAATATTAAATGTCATATTAATCTTCCTGAATAACACCAGGATTAAACACTGGCAAATATCCGGATTTTATCCATATCAGTCCAGATTTTGGCTTCCGATCAACACTGTTTTTGCTGCTGGACATTGACGATTCATGAATGAACAGACCATTTGCATGGAAAGCAACCAAGTATCAGGGAAACACCTGACAGTGAGCAAGTTTATATTAAAAAGAACATTAATTTGTATTCTGCCTAAGTTTTTCCCACTGCTTTTTCTCGTTGGGAAATTGGTCATGTACCGGCATGAGACAACTTATTATTATACGAAAAACGAAGTAAAAAGTTGCAGATAATTTTCCCAAGAACAAGATCAATAATAATCCTTTGATTTCTAGCCATAGTGTAAAACAACTCTGAAATCCAGCACCAAAGGTACTGTTATTAGACACAAGCTGCAATTGGAACCAAAGCACCGCCGAAATGGTCAATGTTGTCGAAGGGCCCGAATTACCACCTGACAGGACACACGATGATTTTAGCCCTGCAGATGAGCAGCTTTTTACCCGATGGCATCCGAATCGCCACTTCTGACGGAACCATTGATATGACCGCTTTTTCTGAAAGTACCCTGCAGGTGGTCTTCACCCCGGTAGGAGAAGAAAACCCTCCGTGCTATGCCATAGACGGCCATCCGTCCAAAGTCAGGGATGATTACCGGGAGGATGCCAACTCCATCTTTTATGAAACGGATGGCATCAGTGTGACCATCAATAAATCGCCTTTCAACATTTCGTATAGTTACAAAAACAACATCCTTTCCTTTGAAGCCGTCGGAGGGCGAATGAGTTATCTTATCGCCGCAGCGGATGAATGGGGCAAGCTGGCCGGCAACTACACCAGCCTTACCGGCCGTCAGCCCATGACCCCGCGGTGGCTGGTGGGGTGAATTAGGAGAACCTGAAGTGCATCCGGCAGACCTGCTTCACGTAAACGGCACAATCCTCGAAGTTTCAAGGAACCAGGATGAAAGCGCTTTTTGGGATGGGGAAACTTTAAGTATTAAGGCATATTTTAAGGATAAATTAATGGTAGAAATAAAAATTTAGCCATGTCATAATTAAAATCCCTATTTCTCTTCCTGCTTATTGCCACCATGACAGGCAGGTAGAGTTTTGCTCGAAAAATAAAAAAAACTCAAAACTCCCCCATACCTTTATTTTTCCGTCTGGAATGCTTATTTTTCAGGCTTGCAAGTATAAGGAGTTATGAAACAAATTTGGGTCTTGTTATTCTCCTGTTTTACCGTTGTTTTGTTCGGTCAAACGGAAAGTAATGTGAGCCTGCTATCGGTAAACGAAGGGCTGTCACAGGGGCAGGTGTTTGATGTGTGCCAGAGCAGAGACGGTTTTCTCTGGGTTGCGACCAAAGACGGGCTGAACCGCTACGATGGTTATCGTTTCGAAGTTTTTACGAACGACTCCTTCGATCCCTTTTCCATTATTTCCAATGAAGTGTGGAAAATTTTTGAAGACAGCCGGGGATGGATATGGGTAGCCTGTCCGGGAGGGCTGGACGTATTATTGCCCCAAACCGAACGTTTTTTTCATATCATCCCGGACATACGGGGCTTGAACGGCGACTCCATTTCCTTCACCGAGACGCCAGATGGGACAATCTGGATAACCGTAGCCGGAAAGTTATGGAAGATAGAGATACCCAAAGGCAGTCTGACAACGGCCGCCAGGGCCGGCAATGCTTTTCCCGAACTGCCGGTAACCCGGATCGAATCCCCTGGGGGGCTGTTCAGTACTGTTTACTTTTCTAAAAAGGGAACCCTTCTTGCCGCCTCCTCAAAGGGCGTTTTCAGTGTAAATCCGGCTGACGGATCCCTGCAAGTGGAAGCCCTTGCAGGCACCTCAGTAGACATCATAGGAGAAGACAACCACGGCAGGATCTGGCTCATTGCCCTTTCACCCGCCTTGGAAGGGTTGTATTACCAGGCGCAATACGACATGTGGGTGTGGAATACCGATGAAGGAAAACCCCGGCTGATACCCTGCCTGCCTTATGGCCGATACAAGTTCGACCGCAATGGCTTCCTGTGGGCCTGGAAGTACACCGATAATACATTCCAAAAATGGGATCCTGAAAAATTCATTGTTGGAGGACCTCCTGAGCTGGAATGGGCCAACGACCAGGCTTTCACCCAAAGCCCTGCTTACTTCCCCATCACCATTGCCTTCGATCGTTCCGGAAATCTTTGGCTGGCCACCAATGGCTTCGGAATGTTACGGGTCGGTTTTCAAAATACAGGGTTCAGCAGTTATCTGCCGCTTACCTCCCAACGCATGATCACTGAGAGTCCGGACGGGGATCTTTATCTCCAATCTGATTACCAAAAGCGGTATCCCTCCGCCGGTTTTCGGAAAGGCATGCCTACCCCTTGGGCCATCCCAATCTCCAAAACGGAAAGAAAGACGGTAATCACTTTCGATTCCAAGGGAAACTGCTGGGCAAATAAAAACGCCGATTCCCTTTTTCTCCTGGGGACACCTGCCCGCCAATATCCCTGGAAAGCAATGGGCCTGATACCCTGCAAAAACCGAAAACTGCTCAGTGTCAGCGAAAAAGGGCTGCATCAGTTTGACCCTGCCACGGGACACAGCCGGCTGATCCCATTTGACCACACCCCGGAGCCATCGCCCACTTTCACCTATTCGCAATTTTTATACGAAGATCATGAAGGTACGGTCTGGATCTTTGCCTTCAAAGGATTGATCGAGGCGACACCTGACGGGGATGGCTACCGTTTTCGCTACTTTAAGAGCCACCCGGCCGACCGTACCTCCCTGTCGGACAATACGGTGCTCAGTGTAGCCGCCGACCCGCTCGATCCCGGCAGATTCCTGTGGGTGGGCACCAAGGGTGGCGGGCTGAACCGGCTGGACCGGCAGGCAGGCACCTTCCAGCACTATAAAACCGGGCAGGGCCTGCCGGACAACGTCGTTTATGGCATCCTGCCCGATGACAACGGCCACCTTTGGCTCAGCACCAACAAAGGGTTGTGCCGTTTCCATATACGCGACGAATCGACACGTAACTTCACCGTGGCCGACGGTCTGCAAAGCAATGAATTCAACCAGTCGAGCTACCTGCGTACAAGAGATGGGCACCTGATCTTTGGCGGTATCAATGGCCTGACGGTCTTTCATCCCGACAGCCTCCTGTTTAACGAATATCAACCCACCACAGCGATCACCCGCGTCTGGATTAACAATCAGCTGACAAGCTTTCGACCGCTGCAGAAGAAAGGAAATATTCCTCCTGCCCTTGAAAAGAAGGATCAACAAACCCTTTATCTTGATTTAACCCATCGTCAAAATCTGATCTCACTGGAATTTGCCGCTTTGGAGTTTACTAATCCGGAGCAAAACCAGTATCGTTACCATTTGGCACGCAAAGGTTTTTTGAGTACCCATACAGACAACAAATGGGTCGAACTAGGCTCCAAAAACAGTGTGCAATTCGCCAACTTAAGATCGGGAAGGTACACCTTCCAGGTACTGGGCAGCAACAACGACGACGCCTGGAGCGAACAACCTGCCGTACTGGAATTCACCATTCGCCCGCCCTGGTGGCTGAGCTGGTGGGCCTACCTGGGGTATGCCCTGCTGGCCGGTCTGATGGTGAACCTCATCTACCACACACAGCTGCGACAACGTCTACAGGTGCAGGAAGCTTTCCGCCTCAAGGAACTGGATCAATTCAAAAACCGCTTCTTCGTCAATATCACCCACGAATTCCGCACCCCTCTTACAGTCATTTTGGGGCTTTCCAGGCAACTCAGGATGAGCAAAAAAGACTTATCCGAAAAAGAATTCGCACTCAAGCTTGACCTGATTCGAAGAAATGGTGAAAACCTGCTGCGTCTGATCAACCAACTGCTTGATCTGGCCAAATTGGAATCCGATAAACTAAAGCTCAACTATATTCAAGGTGATGTGCTCCCATATTTGCGATATGTGGTCGAGAGTCTGCACTCCCTCGCTGCTGTTCACAATGTTGGCATAACAATAATAAGTGCCGATGCCCCAATCGTGTTGGACTATGATCCTGAGCGGCTTCAGCAGGTCGTTTTTAACCTGCTGTCCAACGCGATAAAGTTTACACCATCTGGGGGCAAGGTCGAGCTGGAAATCAGGGTAGCTGCAGCCTCAGGACAACGTCTTCCCCAACTGATCCTGGAGGTGCGTGATACCGGAGTCGGTATTTCACCGGCAGACCTTCCCCATATTTTCGAACGGTTTCATCAGGCTGGCCATCTGGAGAAAGCTCTGGTAGGAGGCACCGGGATTGGCCTGGCCCTCACCCGAGAACTCGTCGAGGCGATGGAAGGGGAAATAAAAGTTGAAAGTCAGCCCGGCCAGGGCACTGTTTTTCGGGTACAACTCCCTATCCACCAACAGGCAGAGCTTCAGGAAGCAAGCCTTCCCGTGCCTGCCGGGGAATTGCAAGATATTGGAGAAAGACCGTCGCCCCCGGGTCATCAGGAACTCCCTCAATTGCTCATCGTTGAGGACAATCCGGATGTGATGGAATACCTGGTCTCATGTTTAAAGGGAACCTTTGCTGTACAGTTAGCCTACAATGGAGCTGATGGAATAGAAAAGGCCCTCGAGATAGTGCCTGATCTGATCATCAGCGATGTCATGATGCCTCAAAAAGACGGCTTTGAGGTGTGCAAGGTACTGAAGGAAGACGAACGTACCAGTCATATTCCCATCGTTTTGCTGACCGCCAGAGCGGAGGTGAAGGATCGCATCCTGGGGTTGCGCAGGGGAGCTGATGCCTACCTGGCCAAACCCTTCCATGAGGAGGAATTGCGGGCCACCCTGGACAACCTGTTGGAGGTGCGGCGCCATCTTCAGGAAAAATACCGGAACGCTGCCTTCACAGCACCCAATGCCGAAGCTTCTGCCAAGTCTGATCCTGAACAGGACTTTATACAAAAAGCCCGATCCATTGTCCTGGATCACCTGCCTGATGTCACCTTCTCCGTGGGAACTTTTTGCCGTTCAATGGCTATGAGTCAGCCACAATTACACCGAAAATTAACCGCCCTGACGGGAAAAAATGCCACGCTTTTCATCCGCTCCATCCGATTGGCAAAAGCCAAGGAATTACTGTTGGCCAAAGGGAAAAACATCAGCGAGGTAGCTTATGAAGTGGGCTTTTCTGACCCTAAATACTTCAGCCGGGTTTTCTCGGAAGAATTCGGCGTTTCCCCCCAGCAATTTGTGAACAAACAGGGCCTTTGAATGGAAAGTCCACCTTCTTGAATGGAAAATGAACGGCCTTTTGCGGCCACACGCTGACCTTTACAGGGAATTGAAAATCATAATTTTTTAATAAACCTATTCCTCATGTTCAGTGCCTATTTCCATTTAAAAAAACAATTTCAAGCCTTATTTTTTTTCTTCCTTATTTTTTCTTCCGGCTTTGCTGTAAAAAGCTTTGCGCAACTCAGTATTCCGCTCTGCTCTACCACTTTACAAATGACAAATGTAGGACCGAATGGCATTATCTGTCCGGAAGACAACCCCTGCACCTGGTCGTGGTCCGGGGCCGGGCTCACCTTCAGCTGCTCTACCTGTCAGCTAACCAACATCACAGCTCCCGGCCCCGGCACGTACTCCGCGACCATATATTTCAGCGGAGCTTCCAACGGCTCCCTGACTTATTCGCTGACGTTCGGTGCCGATGACGGGGATATGGATGGTTTCAACGATTGTGACGATTGTGATGACAATAACCCAGGCATCAATCCCAATACTGTCTGGTACCTCGATGCCGACAATGATGGCTATTACACGGGTACAGGTATCACACAATGCGCCTCTCCCGGTACATTTTACCGTTATGCCGGGCTGATCGGCGGCGGAGATTGTAACGACAGCAATCCTGCAGTCAACCCCGGGGCCGCCGAAATATGTGACAATCTCGATAACAACTGCAACAATCAGGTTAATGAAGGTCTGAACCTTACCTATTACCGCGATGCTGATAATGATGGCTTCGGTAATCCGGGGAATACCCTACTGGCTTGCAGCCTACCTGTTGGTTATGTTACCAACAACAGCGATTGCGACGACAACAACGGAGCGATCAATCCCAATACTGTCTGGTACCTCGATGCCGATAACGACAACTATTACACGGGCAGTCCTATGGTCCAGTGTACTTCTCCCGGTACAGGTTACCGCTATACCGGTCTGGTCGGTGGTGGAGATTGTAATGACGGCCATTCGGGAATCAACCCCGGGGCCACGGAAATATGCGACAACCTCGATAACAACTGTAACAACCAGACCGATGAAGGTGTGCTCAATACCTTCTATCGCGACATGGACGGCGATAGCTACGGCGATCCGAATATCAGCCAGCAGGCCTGTAGTGCTCCTGCGGGTTTTGTGGCCAATAACACTGATTGTGATGATAATAATCCAAATGTCAACCCCGGTACTGCCGAAATATGTGACAACCTTGATAACAACTGCAATAATCAGGTTGATGATGGAATCAACTGCTGCCCTGCCACCAACATCATTTATGTCAACGATGATGCCTCCGGCAATAACGATGGTACCTCCTGGACCGATGCATTCAACGACTTGCAGGATGCTCTTGCCCTGGCTGGCAACTGCCCCAATGTAACCGAGATATGGGTCGCAGCGGGCACCTATAAACCCACCAGCGGCACGGATCGGAGTATCTCATTCTCTATGGTTACCGGCGTGGCCATTTACGGTGGATTCAACGGAATGGAAACACAACTTTCGGAAAGAAACTGGGTGTCAAATTTAACCATGCTTAGTGGGGACATTGGAATCCAGGGGAATAATTCTGATAACAGTTTCAACGTGATTAAGAATGAAAACAATGGGTTGAATAACAGTGCTATCCTGGATGGCTTTACTGTTACTGCCGGAAACGCCAATCAGGATTACCTCAATAATAACGCCGGTGGTGGCTTGTTTAATTCATGGGTTTCCCCCAAAATCATGAATTGCACCTTTAAAGAAAACTCAGCTCTCGACGGAGGGGGTATTTACAATAGTAATGCCACACCGGCTATCATTAATTGCAGATTCTACAACAATGTGGCTACAAATTCATTCGGTGCAGGTATATATACCATTGGTGGTTCACCAGAGATAATAAATTGCGAATTTACAGGAAATTCGGCGGCCGTTTATGGTGGTGCTTTGTTTAACAATCATTGTAGTTCTCCAATTGTCAATTGTATTTTTAAAGGAAACTCTGCTGTTGCGGGAGCAGCAATTGCCAGTTATATCAATAGCCATGAGCAAATAACGAATTGTACTTTTACGGCAAATTCTGCATCACAATCTGGCGGGGGATTAATGAGTTTTTCATTTACAAATAATGTTACTGTTTCAAATTGTATTTTCTGGGAAAATACAAAAGGTGGTTCATCACAGGTTCCGGGGGCAGATATTGAAAACGGGCAAAACACCCCTTATGTCACTATATCGGGCACATTGTTGCAGTTGCAGCAAACCTCCTATGGTGCAAATCTTAATTTTGGATCAGGCAATATTTTCGGCTCAGATCCGCTTTTTATAGAAAATTTCAACCCTTCGGCTCCCGATCCTCTTTTGAGTGGAAACCTTCGCCTTAGTCCCTGTTCACCTGCGATCGATGCCGGAAACAACAACCCTTTTCCCGCTGGCATCACCACCGATCTGGATGGAAACCCTCGCTTTTATGACAACGGCATTGTAGATATGGGCGCTTATGAATATCAGGACATTACCATTGATCCTGTCAATGACATTCCTCCCTTAACCACACAAAACGGACTGAGCTTTGACGGTACTGATGATTATGTCGAGGTATTTGATAACTGCGGAGACAATACCTTCTTCCCCGGGGGGGATGCCATTACGGTTGCTTACTGGTTCAAAGGCACCAACGGCCAATCAGCAGTGCGTATGCAAAATGGTAGCGATTTTATCGTAGCCGCCTGGAACAACAGTATGCACATACTGTCGAATGACGGTGGCACCATTGGTGTGCTGGCAGGTAACGGCTTTGATGACGGCAACTGGCATCA
This sequence is a window from Lewinellaceae bacterium. Protein-coding genes within it:
- a CDS encoding DUF4968 domain-containing protein, producing the protein MLSKGPNYHLTGHTMILALQMSSFLPDGIRIATSDGTIDMTAFSESTLQVVFTPVGEENPPCYAIDGHPSKVRDDYREDANSIFYETDGISVTINKSPFNISYSYKNNILSFEAVGGRMSYLIAAADEWGKLAGNYTSLTGRQPMTPRWLVG
- a CDS encoding response regulator, with amino-acid sequence MKQIWVLLFSCFTVVLFGQTESNVSLLSVNEGLSQGQVFDVCQSRDGFLWVATKDGLNRYDGYRFEVFTNDSFDPFSIISNEVWKIFEDSRGWIWVACPGGLDVLLPQTERFFHIIPDIRGLNGDSISFTETPDGTIWITVAGKLWKIEIPKGSLTTAARAGNAFPELPVTRIESPGGLFSTVYFSKKGTLLAASSKGVFSVNPADGSLQVEALAGTSVDIIGEDNHGRIWLIALSPALEGLYYQAQYDMWVWNTDEGKPRLIPCLPYGRYKFDRNGFLWAWKYTDNTFQKWDPEKFIVGGPPELEWANDQAFTQSPAYFPITIAFDRSGNLWLATNGFGMLRVGFQNTGFSSYLPLTSQRMITESPDGDLYLQSDYQKRYPSAGFRKGMPTPWAIPISKTERKTVITFDSKGNCWANKNADSLFLLGTPARQYPWKAMGLIPCKNRKLLSVSEKGLHQFDPATGHSRLIPFDHTPEPSPTFTYSQFLYEDHEGTVWIFAFKGLIEATPDGDGYRFRYFKSHPADRTSLSDNTVLSVAADPLDPGRFLWVGTKGGGLNRLDRQAGTFQHYKTGQGLPDNVVYGILPDDNGHLWLSTNKGLCRFHIRDESTRNFTVADGLQSNEFNQSSYLRTRDGHLIFGGINGLTVFHPDSLLFNEYQPTTAITRVWINNQLTSFRPLQKKGNIPPALEKKDQQTLYLDLTHRQNLISLEFAALEFTNPEQNQYRYHLARKGFLSTHTDNKWVELGSKNSVQFANLRSGRYTFQVLGSNNDDAWSEQPAVLEFTIRPPWWLSWWAYLGYALLAGLMVNLIYHTQLRQRLQVQEAFRLKELDQFKNRFFVNITHEFRTPLTVILGLSRQLRMSKKDLSEKEFALKLDLIRRNGENLLRLINQLLDLAKLESDKLKLNYIQGDVLPYLRYVVESLHSLAAVHNVGITIISADAPIVLDYDPERLQQVVFNLLSNAIKFTPSGGKVELEIRVAAASGQRLPQLILEVRDTGVGISPADLPHIFERFHQAGHLEKALVGGTGIGLALTRELVEAMEGEIKVESQPGQGTVFRVQLPIHQQAELQEASLPVPAGELQDIGERPSPPGHQELPQLLIVEDNPDVMEYLVSCLKGTFAVQLAYNGADGIEKALEIVPDLIISDVMMPQKDGFEVCKVLKEDERTSHIPIVLLTARAEVKDRILGLRRGADAYLAKPFHEEELRATLDNLLEVRRHLQEKYRNAAFTAPNAEASAKSDPEQDFIQKARSIVLDHLPDVTFSVGTFCRSMAMSQPQLHRKLTALTGKNATLFIRSIRLAKAKELLLAKGKNISEVAYEVGFSDPKYFSRVFSEEFGVSPQQFVNKQGL